The following proteins come from a genomic window of Mycobacterium sp. DL:
- a CDS encoding ABC transporter ATP-binding protein → MSLLEVRGLTVTFPTDAERVAAVRGLDYHVDAGEVVALVGESGAGKSAGAMAVVGLLPEYAEVAGSVRLHGDELLGLSDQRMSRIRGNRIGTVFQDPMSALTPVYTVGDQIAEAIQIHHRDTGKRAARTRAIELLELVGIAQPERRARAFPHELSGGERQRVVIAIAIANDPDLLICDEPTTALDVTVQAQILDVLRTARDVTGAGVLIITHDLGVVAEFADRALVMYAGRAVETAPVADLYRSRRMPYTAGLLGSVPRLNAPQGTRLVPIPGAPPSLVALPPGCPFAPRCPLAVDACREAEPDLDTVAPGHQVACIRNEQVADRSAADIYGVSAAPTPETDALADEAVVLRVDGLVKTYPLTKGVVLRRRIGEVRAVDGVGFELRQGRTLGIVGESGSGKSTTLHQILELTAPQDGTIEVLGVDVATLDRRARKALRGDLQVVFQDPVASLDPRLPVFDVLAEPLHANGFDKLDTEDRVGELLTVVGLRREDAGRYPAEFSGGQKQRIGIARALALQPKILALDEPVSALDVSIQAGIINLLLDLQERFGLAYLFASHDLSVVKHLAHRVAVMQKGKIVEQGDSEQVFADPRHQYTRTLLAAVPQPLADHS, encoded by the coding sequence GTGAGCCTGCTGGAGGTGCGCGGCCTGACGGTGACGTTCCCCACCGACGCCGAACGCGTCGCCGCCGTGCGCGGGCTGGACTACCACGTCGACGCCGGCGAGGTCGTGGCCCTGGTGGGTGAATCCGGCGCCGGGAAATCAGCGGGCGCGATGGCCGTCGTCGGACTGCTGCCCGAGTACGCCGAGGTGGCCGGCTCGGTCCGGTTGCACGGCGACGAACTGCTGGGACTGTCCGATCAGCGGATGTCGCGCATCCGGGGAAACAGGATCGGGACCGTGTTCCAGGACCCCATGTCGGCGCTGACGCCGGTCTACACCGTGGGTGACCAGATCGCCGAGGCGATCCAGATCCACCACCGCGACACCGGCAAGCGGGCAGCGCGCACCCGCGCGATCGAACTGCTCGAACTCGTCGGCATCGCCCAGCCGGAGCGGCGGGCCCGCGCCTTCCCGCACGAATTGTCCGGCGGCGAACGCCAGCGCGTCGTCATCGCGATCGCGATCGCCAACGACCCCGATCTGCTGATCTGTGACGAGCCCACCACCGCGTTGGACGTCACAGTGCAGGCGCAGATCCTCGACGTGCTGCGTACTGCGCGCGACGTGACCGGCGCGGGGGTGCTGATCATCACCCACGATCTCGGCGTCGTCGCCGAATTCGCCGACCGCGCACTGGTGATGTACGCGGGCCGGGCCGTGGAGACGGCTCCGGTCGCCGATCTCTACCGCAGCCGCCGGATGCCCTACACGGCGGGACTGCTGGGCTCGGTCCCCCGCCTGAACGCACCCCAGGGCACCCGCCTGGTGCCGATCCCGGGCGCTCCCCCGTCGCTGGTGGCACTGCCCCCGGGCTGCCCGTTCGCCCCGCGGTGCCCGCTCGCCGTCGACGCGTGCCGGGAGGCCGAGCCGGACCTGGATACAGTCGCACCCGGCCATCAGGTGGCGTGCATCAGGAACGAGCAGGTCGCTGATCGCAGTGCGGCCGATATCTACGGCGTGTCCGCAGCTCCGACACCGGAGACCGATGCCCTCGCCGACGAGGCGGTGGTGCTGCGTGTCGACGGTCTGGTCAAGACATACCCGCTGACCAAGGGAGTGGTGCTGCGCCGCCGCATCGGCGAAGTGCGGGCGGTCGACGGCGTCGGCTTCGAGCTGCGACAGGGCCGCACGCTGGGCATCGTCGGCGAATCGGGGTCCGGCAAGTCGACGACGCTGCACCAGATCCTCGAACTCACCGCCCCGCAGGACGGGACCATCGAGGTGCTCGGCGTCGACGTCGCGACGTTGGACCGACGCGCCCGCAAAGCACTCCGGGGCGACCTGCAGGTGGTGTTCCAGGATCCCGTGGCCTCACTCGACCCTCGGCTCCCGGTCTTCGACGTCCTCGCAGAGCCGTTGCACGCCAACGGCTTCGACAAACTCGACACCGAAGATCGGGTCGGCGAGCTTCTCACCGTGGTGGGATTGCGCCGCGAGGACGCCGGCAGGTACCCGGCCGAGTTCTCCGGAGGGCAGAAGCAGCGCATCGGCATCGCCCGGGCGCTGGCGCTGCAGCCGAAGATCCTGGCGCTCGACGAACCGGTGTCGGCGCTCGACGTGTCCATCCAGGCAGGAATCATCAACCTGCTGCTGGACCTGCAGGAGCGGTTCGGATTGGCGTATCTGTTCGCGTCCCACGACCTGTCGGTCGTCAAGCATCTCGCCCATCGAGTGGCGGTGATGCAGAAGGGCAAGATCGTCGAGCAGGGTGACAGTGAGCAGGTCTTCGCCGACCCGCGCCACCAGTACACCCGCACGTTGCTGGCGGCAGTTCCGCAGCCACTGGCCGATCACAGTTAA
- a CDS encoding ABC transporter permease: MSAPEYQFVSRRTLVLRRFVRNRPAVVSLIVLAVLFIGCYAIPPLLPYSYSDLDYYALQQPPTTTHWFGTNALGQDLLAQTLRGMQKSLLIGVCVAFISTIIAATVGAIAGYFGGWRDRTAMWIVDLLLVIPSFILIAIVTPRTRESGTILWLILLLAAFSWMISSRMVRGMAMSLREREFVVAARYMGVSHWRIIVRHILPNVASILIIDTALNVGIAILAETGLSFLGFGVQPPDVSLGTLIADGTRSVTTFPWVFLFPAGVLVLIVLCANLIGDGLRDALDPGARPAPRRTRKGRAMSARAKSRGHQ, encoded by the coding sequence GTGAGCGCGCCCGAGTACCAGTTCGTGTCGCGGCGCACCCTCGTGCTGCGCCGGTTCGTACGCAACAGGCCCGCGGTGGTGTCGCTGATCGTGTTGGCGGTGCTGTTCATCGGCTGCTACGCGATCCCACCGCTGCTGCCCTACTCCTACAGCGATCTGGACTACTACGCGCTGCAGCAGCCCCCCACCACCACGCACTGGTTCGGCACCAACGCGCTGGGCCAGGATCTACTGGCGCAGACGTTGCGCGGGATGCAGAAGTCACTGCTGATCGGTGTGTGCGTGGCGTTCATCTCGACGATCATCGCGGCCACTGTCGGTGCGATCGCCGGCTACTTCGGCGGCTGGCGGGACCGGACCGCGATGTGGATCGTCGACCTGCTGCTCGTCATCCCGAGCTTCATCCTGATCGCGATCGTCACCCCCCGCACCCGGGAGTCCGGCACCATCCTGTGGCTGATCCTGCTGCTGGCGGCGTTCAGTTGGATGATCAGCTCACGCATGGTCCGGGGCATGGCGATGAGCCTGCGTGAACGCGAATTCGTGGTCGCTGCACGGTATATGGGCGTCAGTCACTGGCGCATCATCGTCCGCCACATCCTGCCCAACGTGGCGTCGATCCTGATCATCGACACCGCGCTCAACGTCGGCATCGCGATTCTGGCGGAGACCGGTCTGAGCTTCCTGGGCTTCGGGGTGCAGCCTCCCGATGTGTCGCTGGGGACGCTGATCGCCGACGGCACCCGGTCGGTGACGACCTTCCCGTGGGTGTTCCTGTTCCCGGCCGGGGTGCTGGTGCTGATCGTGTTGTGCGCCAACCTGATCGGCGACGGGCTGCGGGACGCGCTGGATCCCGGCGCGCGGCCCGCGCCGCGTCGTACCCGAAAGGGGCGGGCGATGAGCGCTCGCGCGAAGAGCAGAGGACACCAGTGA
- a CDS encoding ABC transporter permease, with product MTRFLARRLLNYVVLLGLASFLTFCLTSLTFEPLDSLLERNPRPPQAVIDAKAAELDLDKPIPLRYANWVSGAVQGDFGTTVTGQPVTEELWRRIGVSLRLVLIGSVVGTVIGVVVGAWGAIRQYRVSDRVITVTSLLILSTPTFVIANLLILGALKVNSILGMQVFEYTGETSPDAVGGAWPQFVDRLQHLVLPTFTLALASIAGFSRYQRNAMLDVLGQDFIRTARAKGLTRRRALFKHGLRTALIPMATLFAYGVSALVTGAVFVEKIFGWHGMGEWVIQGVATQDTNIIAAITVFTGATILLAGLLSDVFYAVLDPRVRVS from the coding sequence GTGACCCGTTTTCTCGCGCGTCGGCTCCTCAACTACGTGGTGCTGCTGGGTCTGGCGTCGTTCCTCACGTTCTGTCTGACCTCGCTGACGTTCGAGCCGCTCGACAGCCTGCTCGAACGCAACCCGCGACCTCCGCAGGCCGTCATCGACGCCAAGGCCGCCGAACTGGACCTCGACAAACCGATTCCGCTGCGTTACGCGAACTGGGTGTCGGGGGCTGTTCAGGGGGACTTCGGCACCACGGTCACCGGCCAACCGGTCACCGAGGAACTGTGGCGACGCATCGGGGTCAGCCTGCGGCTGGTGCTCATCGGATCGGTGGTGGGAACAGTCATCGGGGTCGTGGTGGGCGCGTGGGGCGCGATCCGCCAGTACCGGGTGTCGGACCGGGTGATCACCGTGACGTCGCTGCTGATCCTCAGCACGCCCACCTTCGTGATCGCCAACCTGCTGATCCTGGGCGCGCTGAAGGTGAACTCGATCCTCGGCATGCAGGTGTTCGAGTACACCGGCGAGACATCCCCCGATGCGGTCGGCGGCGCCTGGCCGCAGTTCGTCGACCGTCTGCAGCATCTGGTGCTGCCCACCTTTACCCTCGCGCTGGCGTCCATCGCCGGGTTCAGCCGCTATCAGCGCAACGCGATGCTCGACGTGCTGGGCCAGGACTTCATCCGGACGGCGCGGGCCAAGGGGCTGACCCGGCGCCGCGCGCTGTTCAAACACGGCCTGCGCACCGCGCTGATCCCGATGGCCACGCTGTTCGCCTACGGCGTCAGCGCCCTGGTCACCGGTGCGGTGTTCGTCGAGAAGATCTTCGGCTGGCACGGCATGGGTGAATGGGTGATCCAGGGCGTCGCGACCCAGGACACCAACATCATCGCCGCGATCACGGTGTTCACCGGGGCGACGATCCTGCTCGCGGGACTGCTCTCGGATGTGTTCTACGCGGTTCTCGACCCCAGGGTCCGTGTCTCGTGA
- a CDS encoding response regulator transcription factor has protein sequence MRRADGSPIHVLVVDDEPVLAELVSMALRYEGWEITTAADGASAVALARETPPDVVVLDVMLPDMSGLEVLRRLREQKPGLPLLLLTAKDSVEDRIAGLTAGGDDYVTKPFSLEEVVLRLRALLRRTGVTTETGGAKIVVGDLVLDEDSHEVTRAGDLISLTATEFELLRFMMRNAKRVLSKAQILDRVWSYDFGGRSNIVELYVSYLRKKIDSGREPMIHTLRGAGYVLKPAR, from the coding sequence ATGCGCCGTGCCGATGGCAGCCCGATCCACGTACTCGTCGTCGACGACGAACCGGTGCTGGCCGAGCTGGTGTCGATGGCGCTGCGATACGAAGGATGGGAGATCACCACCGCAGCCGATGGTGCGTCCGCCGTCGCGCTGGCCCGTGAGACCCCGCCCGATGTGGTGGTGCTCGACGTGATGCTGCCCGACATGAGCGGGCTGGAGGTGCTGCGCAGACTGCGCGAGCAGAAGCCGGGTCTGCCCTTGCTTCTGCTCACCGCGAAGGACTCGGTGGAAGACCGCATCGCCGGCCTGACCGCCGGCGGTGACGACTACGTGACGAAGCCGTTCAGCCTCGAGGAGGTCGTGCTGCGGCTGCGGGCGCTGCTGCGGCGTACCGGGGTGACCACCGAGACGGGCGGCGCCAAGATCGTCGTCGGAGACCTGGTGCTCGACGAGGACAGTCACGAGGTGACGCGTGCCGGCGATCTGATCTCGCTGACCGCCACCGAGTTCGAGCTGCTGCGTTTCATGATGCGCAACGCCAAACGGGTGTTGAGCAAGGCTCAGATCCTGGATCGGGTGTGGAGCTACGACTTCGGCGGCCGATCCAACATCGTCGAGTTGTATGTGTCCTACCTGCGCAAGAAGATCGACAGCGGGCGAGAGCCGATGATCCACACGTTGCGCGGTGCGGGATATGTCCTCAAGCCCGCGCGCTGA
- a CDS encoding HAMP domain-containing sensor histidine kinase: protein MSSSPRADHSRALLRDPRSWTLRTRLLVTQVLLLAVVCAGIGIATEFALQRFLMNQLDEQVVEAGQRSAVIFDFGPPPPPGMAPPMMGPRDRRAGPRPPVPGRPPVIGEIDDGPGPEFLNAPGQAIRTVGAVVVEGTAAQAGVITADGARAEISSAAAEQLAEQPADMRPRTVDLDGLGRYRVVSSVVHHPGQTIVTGLPTADVDDTLLWVFVIFCVVGAIALVAAGAAGVVIVRRQLEPLARVSAAAQQVADLELDRGEVRLPTPIVKVDPAAAHTEIGQLSAALNRMLDRIAAALSARHASETRVRQFVADASHELRTPLAAIRGYTELAQRKQRELPDDVAHAMNRVESETERMTQLVEDLLLLARLDAGRPLQQEAVDLTRLVVDAVSDAHIAGPDHVWELDLPDEPVVVAGDEARLHQVLANLLANARTHTPPGTSVTTSLAVGDRAEVVLTVLDDGPGIPAWLQPDVFERFARGDSSRSRRGGSTGLGLAIVDAVVRAHAGTIEVQSVPGRTQFVVRLSGDPQSTHSGDQSGT from the coding sequence ATGTCCTCAAGCCCGCGCGCTGACCACAGCCGGGCCCTGCTGCGTGATCCACGAAGCTGGACGCTGCGGACGCGCCTGCTGGTCACCCAGGTCCTGCTCCTGGCGGTGGTGTGCGCCGGGATCGGAATCGCGACGGAGTTCGCGCTGCAACGCTTCCTGATGAATCAGCTCGACGAGCAGGTCGTCGAAGCGGGCCAGCGATCGGCGGTGATCTTCGACTTCGGGCCGCCGCCACCGCCGGGCATGGCGCCGCCCATGATGGGGCCGCGCGATCGACGGGCCGGGCCCCGGCCGCCCGTTCCCGGTCGACCCCCGGTCATCGGTGAGATCGACGACGGACCCGGGCCGGAGTTCCTGAACGCACCGGGGCAGGCGATCCGCACCGTCGGTGCCGTCGTCGTCGAAGGCACCGCTGCGCAGGCAGGTGTCATCACGGCCGACGGTGCCCGCGCCGAGATCTCCAGCGCCGCAGCCGAACAGCTCGCCGAACAACCCGCCGACATGCGGCCCAGGACAGTCGATCTCGACGGGCTCGGCCGCTATCGCGTGGTGAGCTCGGTGGTTCATCACCCGGGCCAGACCATCGTCACGGGCCTGCCCACCGCCGACGTCGACGACACCTTGCTGTGGGTGTTCGTCATCTTCTGCGTCGTCGGGGCCATTGCTCTGGTCGCTGCGGGCGCGGCGGGGGTTGTCATCGTCCGTCGCCAACTCGAGCCGCTGGCAAGGGTTTCCGCTGCCGCCCAACAGGTCGCCGATCTGGAGCTCGACCGCGGCGAGGTGCGGCTGCCCACTCCGATCGTCAAGGTCGATCCGGCCGCCGCCCACACCGAGATCGGACAGCTGTCCGCCGCGCTGAACCGGATGCTCGACCGCATCGCCGCGGCGCTGTCGGCGCGGCATGCCAGCGAGACGCGGGTGCGGCAGTTCGTCGCCGACGCCAGCCACGAGTTACGTACCCCGTTGGCGGCCATCCGCGGATATACCGAACTGGCACAACGGAAACAGCGGGAGCTTCCCGACGACGTCGCCCACGCGATGAACCGTGTCGAGTCCGAAACCGAACGGATGACCCAACTCGTCGAGGATCTGCTGCTGCTGGCCCGCCTGGACGCCGGGCGGCCACTGCAACAGGAAGCGGTCGACCTGACCAGGCTCGTCGTGGATGCGGTCAGCGACGCGCACATCGCCGGGCCCGACCATGTGTGGGAACTGGATCTGCCCGACGAACCCGTCGTTGTCGCAGGAGATGAAGCGCGCCTGCACCAGGTGCTGGCCAACCTGCTGGCCAATGCGCGCACCCACACACCGCCGGGCACGTCGGTGACGACATCGCTCGCCGTCGGCGACAGGGCCGAGGTGGTCCTGACGGTCCTCGACGACGGGCCCGGCATCCCGGCCTGGCTGCAACCCGATGTCTTCGAGCGCTTCGCCCGGGGCGACTCGTCGCGCTCCCGGCGCGGTGGCAGCACCGGCCTGGGGCTGGCGATCGTCGACGCGGTGGTGCGGGCACACGCCGGCACGATCGAGGTGCAGAGCGTGCCGGGTAGAACACAATTTGTCGTGAGGTTGTCCGGCGATCCACAGTCGACTCACAGCGGAGACCAATCGGGCACCTAG
- a CDS encoding glycosyltransferase family 39 protein, with translation MTLLLSADRTQNRAESTPRRHFPVSPARVGFVLLLLGTGLLYLWNLGAGGWANAYYSAAVQAGASDGTAMLFGSSDAANAITVDKTPAALWVMDASVRLFGLNPWAVLAPQAVMGVAAVAVLYAAVRRASGTSAALLAGVVFALTPVAALIFRFNNPDALLVLLLVVAAYCTQRACEENASRWWLIAAGAAVGVGFLAKMLQALLVLPALAAAYVVAGPAQLGRRIIDTAAAGAAVVVSAGWYLLLVELWPTSSRPYIGGSQHNSIIELTLGYNGFGRLTGDEPGGLGNLNHDVGWGRLFGSSMGADIAWLLPAAVICIAAGFVITRRGPRTDLTRAALIIWAGWLAVTALVFSYMNGIVHPYYTVALAPAIAAGIGIGATLLWQRRDDIRARTALSGAVLVTTILAAVLLSRHSEWMPWLRAAIGVAGVGAAALILVAGRLSEALTRSVAGLAVVACLAAPAAYSLATASTPHSGAIPSVGPSRGLGPGGGFGGGLLSAPTPHPDLARLLSTDADRFTWAAAVIGSNNAAGYQLSAGVPVMAVGGFNGTDPSPTLDQFVRLVDEGQIHYFIEGRMMMARGSAEGATASAAIREWVQARYPAQTVNGAVVYDLTEPGVISQPVHSSGQR, from the coding sequence GTGACCCTTCTCCTTTCTGCCGACCGGACACAGAATCGCGCAGAAAGCACACCCCGCAGGCATTTTCCCGTCTCTCCTGCACGGGTCGGGTTCGTCCTGCTGCTGCTCGGTACGGGGCTTCTCTACCTGTGGAATCTCGGTGCCGGCGGATGGGCCAACGCCTACTACTCGGCTGCCGTGCAGGCCGGCGCGAGCGACGGTACAGCGATGCTGTTCGGCTCCAGCGACGCCGCCAACGCCATCACCGTGGACAAGACGCCGGCCGCGTTGTGGGTGATGGATGCCTCAGTGCGCCTGTTCGGACTCAACCCGTGGGCCGTGCTGGCGCCGCAGGCCGTGATGGGGGTGGCCGCGGTCGCGGTGCTCTACGCCGCGGTGCGGCGCGCCAGTGGAACCTCCGCGGCGCTTCTGGCGGGTGTGGTCTTCGCGCTGACGCCTGTGGCGGCGTTGATATTCCGCTTCAACAACCCGGATGCGCTGCTGGTTCTACTGCTCGTCGTGGCTGCGTACTGCACCCAGCGCGCGTGCGAGGAGAATGCGAGCCGATGGTGGTTGATCGCTGCGGGGGCGGCGGTCGGTGTCGGCTTCCTGGCCAAGATGCTGCAGGCGCTGCTGGTGCTGCCCGCACTCGCCGCGGCCTATGTGGTGGCCGGCCCCGCGCAGCTGGGTCGACGGATCATCGACACCGCGGCCGCCGGCGCTGCCGTTGTGGTGTCCGCCGGGTGGTACCTGCTGCTGGTGGAGCTGTGGCCGACGTCGTCGCGGCCGTACATCGGTGGGTCGCAGCACAACAGCATCATCGAACTCACGCTGGGCTACAACGGATTCGGCCGTCTGACCGGTGACGAGCCGGGTGGTCTGGGCAACCTCAACCACGACGTCGGCTGGGGGAGGCTGTTCGGTTCGAGCATGGGCGCGGACATCGCGTGGCTCCTGCCCGCCGCGGTGATCTGCATCGCCGCCGGATTCGTCATCACCCGCCGCGGACCGCGCACCGACCTCACCCGGGCAGCCCTGATCATCTGGGCGGGCTGGCTCGCCGTGACCGCGCTGGTGTTCAGCTACATGAACGGCATCGTCCACCCGTACTACACGGTGGCACTCGCGCCTGCCATCGCCGCCGGAATCGGCATCGGTGCCACCCTGCTGTGGCAGCGCCGTGACGACATCCGTGCCAGAACCGCACTGTCGGGAGCTGTGCTCGTCACCACGATCCTGGCGGCGGTGCTGCTGTCGCGCCACAGCGAGTGGATGCCGTGGCTTCGGGCGGCCATCGGCGTCGCCGGGGTGGGCGCGGCCGCACTGATACTGGTGGCGGGCAGGTTGAGCGAAGCGCTCACCCGATCGGTCGCCGGTCTCGCGGTGGTGGCGTGCCTCGCCGCTCCGGCCGCGTACTCGCTTGCCACCGCGTCGACACCACACAGCGGAGCGATCCCCTCGGTCGGGCCGTCGCGAGGACTCGGCCCCGGCGGCGGTTTCGGCGGCGGGCTGCTCAGTGCACCGACTCCGCACCCTGATCTGGCGCGGCTGCTGTCCACCGATGCAGACCGATTCACCTGGGCCGCAGCGGTCATCGGGTCCAACAACGCCGCGGGATACCAACTGTCCGCCGGAGTGCCGGTGATGGCCGTCGGCGGGTTCAACGGCACCGATCCGTCGCCGACCCTCGACCAGTTCGTCCGCTTGGTCGACGAGGGTCAGATCCACTACTTCATCGAAGGCCGGATGATGATGGCACGGGGGAGCGCCGAGGGCGCAACCGCCTCGGCGGCGATCCGCGAGTGGGTCCAGGCACGCTACCCGGCGCAGACCGTGAACGGTGCAGTGGTCTACGACCTCACCGAACCCGGTGTCATCTCACAGCCGGTGCATAGCTCGGGCCAACGGTGA
- a CDS encoding bifunctional glycosyltransferase family 2/GtrA family protein, with amino-acid sequence MTHSALELNCVRRPFGPRPNAARAPRAAGAPVLDVVVPVYNEQAALADSVHRLHRYLRDAIPFPARITIADNASVDDTPRIAAELATELTDVRVVRLEQKGRGRALHQVWSQSDAAVLVYMDVDLSTDLAALAPLVAPLISGHSDLAIGTRLGRGARVRRGPKREFISRCYNLILKSTLSTGFSDAQCGFKAIRADVAARLLPFVEDTGWFFDTELLVVAERSGLRIHEVPVDWVDDPDSRVDIVATAAADLRGIGRLLRGFTTGTIPVNTIAAQLGLSSGAAAPGSLLRQVVRFGAVGVASTAAYVLLFILMQGWAGAQLANLIALLLTAIANTAANRRFTFGVAGSPHLARHHMEGLIVFGIALSITSGALGLLHATTPAPHHMVELAVLVAANLLATAVRFVLLRGWVFHPRRTNTEGNRR; translated from the coding sequence ATGACACACTCCGCCCTCGAGTTGAACTGCGTTCGACGCCCTTTCGGCCCACGGCCGAACGCCGCCCGCGCGCCGCGCGCCGCCGGTGCGCCCGTCCTGGATGTCGTCGTCCCCGTCTACAACGAGCAGGCCGCGCTGGCGGATTCGGTGCACCGCCTGCATCGCTACCTGCGGGATGCGATCCCCTTCCCGGCCCGGATCACCATCGCCGACAACGCGAGCGTCGACGACACCCCGCGGATCGCCGCCGAACTCGCCACCGAGTTGACCGACGTGCGCGTGGTGCGACTGGAACAGAAAGGGCGCGGGCGGGCACTGCATCAGGTGTGGTCGCAGTCCGATGCAGCCGTGCTGGTGTACATGGACGTCGACCTGTCCACCGACCTCGCGGCGCTCGCCCCGCTGGTGGCGCCGCTGATCTCCGGTCATTCGGACCTCGCGATCGGCACCCGACTCGGCCGCGGAGCGCGCGTCCGCCGCGGACCCAAGCGCGAATTCATCTCCCGCTGCTACAACCTGATCCTGAAATCCACACTGTCCACCGGATTCTCGGACGCACAGTGTGGTTTCAAGGCGATCCGCGCCGATGTCGCCGCCCGACTGCTGCCGTTCGTCGAGGACACCGGCTGGTTCTTCGACACCGAGCTGTTGGTGGTCGCGGAGCGCAGCGGGCTGCGGATTCACGAGGTCCCTGTGGACTGGGTGGACGATCCCGACAGCCGCGTCGACATCGTCGCGACCGCGGCGGCCGACCTCCGCGGCATCGGGCGGCTGCTGCGCGGCTTCACCACCGGTACGATCCCCGTCAACACCATCGCCGCCCAGCTCGGCCTGTCCAGCGGTGCGGCCGCGCCCGGCTCATTACTGCGGCAGGTGGTCCGGTTCGGCGCAGTCGGGGTGGCATCCACCGCCGCGTATGTGCTGCTGTTCATCCTGATGCAGGGCTGGGCCGGCGCACAGTTGGCGAACCTGATCGCGCTGTTGCTCACCGCGATCGCCAACACCGCGGCCAACAGGCGCTTCACCTTCGGCGTCGCGGGCAGCCCTCACCTGGCACGCCACCATATGGAGGGCCTGATCGTCTTCGGTATCGCGCTGTCGATCACCAGTGGTGCACTGGGTCTGCTGCATGCCACCACACCGGCGCCGCATCACATGGTCGAGCTCGCGGTGCTGGTCGCCGCGAACCTGCTCGCCACCGCCGTGCGCTTTGTTCTCCTGCGCGGCTGGGTGTTTCACCCCCGCCGCACCAACACAGAAGGAAACCGCCGATGA